A segment of the Thermoplasmatales archaeon genome:
TAATGGGGCCTTTTCCAAGAGATGGCATGAAATAACAAAGGGGAATGGAGTGCCTTGCGATGCTTTTACAGTTGACTGGGATAAGGCAATAAAGGCAAACATGGTGGAGGAAAAGCTTGCCAGTGGAGAGTATGATGCGGTAACTCTTGTTTTTAATGAGACATCAACAGGACTTATGAATCCTTTAAAGGAAATTGCAGAAGTTGTAAGAAAATATGATGATGTTCTTTTCTTTGTTGATGCGGTATCTGCAATGGGAGGAGTTAAGATAGAAGTGGATAAACTTGGAATAGATATGTGCTTAGCTGGGGTGCAGAAATGCTTTGCACTTCCATCTGGTATAACTGTTGCATCAGTAAGCGAAAGATTGCTTGAAAGGGCTAAAAATGTTCCTCCAAGAAGTTATTATTTCAACCTGAATTTGCTTTATAAATATCACCAGAAAAATCAGACAATGGTTACACCTCCAATTTCTCAAATGTTTGCGCTTAACAAGCAACTTGATTATATATTAAATGAAGAAGGACTTGAAAATAGATTTGCAAGGCATGAAAAAATGGCAAAAATTGTTCAGGATTGGGCAAGAAAATATTTTGATATATATCCAGAGAAAGGCTATGAATCAAAAACCCTAACATGCATAAAGAATACAAGAAATATATCTGTTAAAGAGCTGAATGAACAACTTGCAAAATATTATATGCGTATCTCAGATGGATATGGCGATTTGAAAGGAAAAACATTTAGAATAGCGCATATGGGAGATATACAAGTTCAGGATATAAAAGGTTTGCTCGCGGTAATTGAAGAAATTTTAGGGCTTTGATGAAAGAAAAAATAAGAAAGGAATTACTTGAAAAAAGGAATTCACTGACAACATATGAAATATTGGAGAAAAGCAATCTCATATTAAAAAATCTGTATAGCTTGGAAGAATTTTCAAAAGCAAGCAAATTAGCTAGTTATATTTCATTTGGAAGTGAGGTATATACACACGGGCTGATCAGAGAATATTCAAAAAAGAAGGAATTTTTTGTTCCATTTATAAAGGATGGTGATATATTTTTATCAAGAATAAGTTCTTGGGAGGAGCTTGAAGGCGGGATATATGGAATACTTCAGCCAAAGGAGCCAAAGGTAGAAAATGGAAATTTAGATATTATAATTGTTCCAGGAATTGCATTTGACGAAAACGGAAATAGAATAGGCTATGGAAAAGGATATTTTGACAGACTTTTAAAAAAATTTTCTTCAATAAAAGTTGCTTTGGCATTTGATTTTCAGGTTTTGAAAAATATTCCTAACCAAGAGCATGATGTAAAAATGGATATAATAGTCACTGAAAAAAGGATTATAAATTGCAATGTTCGATAAATGTCTTAGATAGTTCGATGTTTGTTACATATTATTTATAAACTGTATAATGTTTTTAGAGAGGGGAGGGAAAATGCCTCCCTCTCTTTTTATTTTTTCCTCCCTCCCCCTGCCTCCAATAAGTTTTTTAATATTGTTAATTATTATTCACATGAAAGCATTGGCAATTGTAATATCTATTATAATGATTGCTCCTGTTGCATTTCAAAAAAGCAACGAAAATATTTTCTCTGGCTATACAAATTTTATTTACAGAGAAGGTTATCCTATCCTGCCATATAAATATGAAACATACATATTTCCATTTGGAACAGAAATAAAGGAAATAGAAGTAATGGAAAAAAATGTTGAAAAAATAAAAATAAGTGGAAAGATAGAGCCCGCTCCAGCACCTTATCCAAAAAAATTTGAAATAAAAGAGGGTGAGATATATAGCAGGGATGAATTTTATCCATCAAGCTGGTATGAATATGAAATTCATGCGGGAATAAATAATGGTGAAAGAGTAATATTCTTAACAGTTTATTTATATCCATTCAGATATAATGCATTAAGAAATGAAATTCTTCATGCAAGCGACTTTGATATAAAAATTGATTATTCTTTGCCAGAGAAAACATTTGCTTCAACATATGATTTCCTAATAATTTCTCCTGATGCATGGGTAAGCGAGTTATCTTTGCTTAAAGAGCATAAGGAAAGCAAGGGAATAAGAACAATAGTAGTAGGGTTAAATGAAATTTATGCTCATTCATCAGCAAGAAAAGGAAGAGATGATGCGGAAAAAGTGAAGTATTTCATAAAGAATGCAATTGAAGAATGGGGAATAGAATATGTAATGCTTGTTGGAGGAAGAAAATATAGCTCTGAAGAATGGCATATGCCAGTTAGATATGCATATGCTATTGACTACATTCCTCCATTTACAGAAAATGAGTTTATAAGCGACTTATATTTTGCAGACGTTTATAAATATGAAAATGGCTCAATCGCTTTTGAGGACTGGGATAGCAATGGAAATGGATTATTTGCGGAATATAACTACGAAGGAAGATATGATAAAATTGATTTGATGCCAGATGTTTATGTTGGCAGATTAGCTTGCAGAAGTAAAATGGAATTGAGAAATGTTATAAAAAAGAGTATTGAATATGAAAATTCCGCAGAAAAGAAAAGGATTCTTCTTTGCGGAGGGGATACAGATACATTTGATAGAGAAAATGTTAATGAAGGAGAATATTTAAATGAAATTGTAGCAAATCTAATGAGGGGCTTTGAATGCATAAAATTGAAAGCAAGCGATGGCTCTCTTAATAGGAAAAATATATGGAAGGAAATAATGAAAGGAGTGGATTTTATAGATTTTTCAGGGCATGGCTCACCTAATAGCTGGGCAACTCATGCGCCAAATAGCGAGGAATGGATTGGAATAACCATTTTCGATATCTTTACCTATTTCAACAGAAAATTGCCTGTAATTTTTGCAAATGCATGTCATACCGCCCAATTCAATTTAACCTATGATTGCTTCGGCTGGCAATTTGTAAAGAAAAAGCAGGGTGGCGCTGTCGCTTTTATAGGCTCAACTGGCCTATCTTATGGGCTCAGTGGATATAATACAACTAAAACCCTATCTGGTTATCTTGAAATAGAATTTTTCAAGAATTATTATGAGGCGAATTTTTTGGGAGAGATGTTTTATGCAGCAATAAGAAATTATATTATTGAAATTCCCCTTGATGACTGGCAGGATTACAAAACAGTTGAAGAATACATCTTGCTAGGGATACCCTGCCTGAAGATAAAATGAAGGAAAGACTTGATGCAATTGATATATATGCAATTGTCAGCGAGCTGAAGGGCATTGAAGGAAGTTATATAGGAAAAATATATCAGGATAAAGATGAAATTTTCATAGGTTTAAAGGACAAGAGGGAATTATTTATAAAAAGTGGAAAATGGATATGCCTGAGCAAATACAGGGAAAGCAAAGCGGAGCAACCACCTCCATTTGCGATGGGCTTGAGGAAATACATAAGTGGAGGAAAGGTAGTAAAAGTGGAGCAATATGAAATGGATAGAATTGTTT
Coding sequences within it:
- a CDS encoding alanine--glyoxylate aminotransferase family protein encodes the protein MRHLKLFTPGPTEVREEILQEMAVPQIYHRSQEFSKLYEEITTKLQKVLFTEKPVLIFPSSSTGAMEAAVCNGVAKKCLNLINGAFSKRWHEITKGNGVPCDAFTVDWDKAIKANMVEEKLASGEYDAVTLVFNETSTGLMNPLKEIAEVVRKYDDVLFFVDAVSAMGGVKIEVDKLGIDMCLAGVQKCFALPSGITVASVSERLLERAKNVPPRSYYFNLNLLYKYHQKNQTMVTPPISQMFALNKQLDYILNEEGLENRFARHEKMAKIVQDWARKYFDIYPEKGYESKTLTCIKNTRNISVKELNEQLAKYYMRISDGYGDLKGKTFRIAHMGDIQVQDIKGLLAVIEEILGL
- a CDS encoding 5-formyltetrahydrofolate cyclo-ligase, with amino-acid sequence MKEKIRKELLEKRNSLTTYEILEKSNLILKNLYSLEEFSKASKLASYISFGSEVYTHGLIREYSKKKEFFVPFIKDGDIFLSRISSWEELEGGIYGILQPKEPKVENGNLDIIIVPGIAFDENGNRIGYGKGYFDRLLKKFSSIKVALAFDFQVLKNIPNQEHDVKMDIIVTEKRIINCNVR